Below is a genomic region from Deltaproteobacteria bacterium.
GCTAATAAATGCTCAATTTACGCCTAACGTCAATATTTAAATATACCAAAATTCCTAATTCTGTCAATAGGTTTCATGAAAAAAGACTTAAATCCCCTCAATTTTTTATCTTAAAAGGCCGGACCTGAGCATGAGCCATTTTCAGCGCCTCTCCGGGCCGGAAACCAGGGCGAGCGCTTGGGCAAAGTCCAGGCTGCCTTCATAAAGGGCCTTGCCCGTGATGATTCCGATAACGTTATCGGCTTCGAGAGGCAGGAGTTGTTTAATATCTTCGAGGTCCTTGACCCCGCCGGAGGCGATGACCGGGATGCTGACCGCGCGGGCCAGCTCCCTGGTTCGCTCCAGGTTTGGACCAGTGCGCATCCCGTCCCTGTCAATATCAGTATAAATCAG
It encodes:
- a CDS encoding 1-(5-phosphoribosyl)-5-((5-phosphoribosylamino)methylideneamino)imidazole-4-carboxamide isomerase (catalyzes the formation of 5-(5-phospho-1-deoxyribulos-1-ylamino)methylideneamino-l-(5-hosphoribosyl)imidazole-4-carboxamide from 1-(5-phosphoribosyl)-5-[(5-phosphoribosylamino)methylideneamino] imidazole-4-carboxamide), whose translation is LIYTDIDRDGMRTGPNLERTRELARAVSIPVIASGGVKDLEDIKQLLPLEADNVIGIITGKALYEGSLDFAQALALVSGPERR